The region AGCCCAGGGACGCAGCTTCACAGGTCCCTGTGCTTTTTCCTAGCTCTGCTCTGAACGTAGTTCATCAAGTAATTTAGTGTTTGGTATATGTCCAGTTCTCAGCCTTAGGCCTGGATTGAGGAGGTCCCTACCCTGCCATGGGTCCCCGTactcaacttctctgtgcctctccccGCAGGAGGAGGAAACGGTGGGGGCTCTCTTAGAGCCCAGGCCCTTTCCTTTAGACCATACTCCTGGTACGTGGTATCCCAGAATCCCCTGCCCAAACGGCCCCAGGCCCATCCCCTGGAGGGGGGGACCCCGTGGAGTGGCCCAGGGGAAGGAGGTTGCAGGGGGTATGGCAATTCGCACTCGTGGGTGGCAGTGTCCACATAGGTGCAGGACAGGTCTGCGGCGGGGAAGACACAGGGGGCAGGCTGAGGGAAGGGCCAGCTCTTCTCATGCCACCGTGTTCGGGCTTGGAACTTGGATGACCTGAAGTTTGCATTAGAACCTGGCCTTCCAGGTCAGTATGAAAGTATAgttgtcaccctggctggtgtggctcagtggattgagtgccagcctgcaaaccaaagggttgccagttcaattcccagtcagggcacgtacctgggatGCTGGCCAGGCCACCAGTAGGGGGCGCtagagaagcaaccatacatttccatttctctccctgtttttctccttccctccccctttctctaaaaacaaataatctttttttttaaaagaaagtatattcGTCAAAGTAGGAGAATGGAACATATTTTATTGAACAGTTGTTATCTTGATTTATAACTTTACAGTATTTCAACGTATGTGGCCTCCACTTGTAACTTTGCCCAGGCCCCACTGGCATTCGGGGTGGACTTGGGCCAGCCTCACCCCCCGGACCCTGCACCCCATCGGGGAGGCACCGTGCAGTCCCCTGGCCccagagcacagtgcctggcgcagAAGAGCAGATAATAAATATTGGCTGTGAGAGACAAACGGGATCATCCAAGTAAGACGCTTGGCGCGGCGCAAGTGTCAATAAATAGGAAGTATTATTGCTGGTTGAAGAAATGAacagggtgggcggggccggggggcggaGGCCCGTAAACAGAGGAGGTTTGTGTATGAGGGAAGGCGGGCTGCTGACCCCGGGGTCCACGCTTCCTTTACGGAAGTTCCGtgctccttccccccaccccgcaggcccCTCCCAGCTCACATCACAAGGTGAGCACCAGGTGGGCCTACCTGACAGCAGGTACTGAAAGGGGCCAGGGCTTCAGCTGGTGcaattcccaccccccacccaaggaAGAACAGCTGGGTAGGTTTCCTCTTCGCCTTCAGGTACCTCCCCAGGCTCAGGGGGAACCCACCCAGCTCCCTTTCTTTTGCTTTACCCATAAGCCCATGCTGTGGTTGGGGGGGGAGCTAATAGGATCGGTTTTACCCTAACACCGGACTGTGCTCTGCTGTCAGAGGAGCCTGAGATGGGAGTCAGATCGCCTGCCGGACCCTGAACAAGTTCGTCACTTTGCCTCTGcaagcctcggttttctcatctgcaaaacgggCTTTTGTGTGGAACTGGTGCGTGTCAGGTGGTGGGTGCCGGGCACACATTTAGTGAATGGGAAGAGCCCTTGCACGGGACGCAAGTGGGTCAAAGAAGGCGGCTTCCCAGAACCCCAAACaggaaagcaaatgaaaagggtccacaggcagccagggggagggctgggccggAGCTCATCCGTGGGGCCCGCGGGAAGCAGGTTCGACGCCCGTGCGGGAGGTCCGCTGGGCACAGTGCCAGTCCACAGGGTCCCTGTTAAGGCCTCAAGCCCGAGGAAGCCAGGAAGCCCCTCACCCAAATGCCTCTTCCCAGCATGGGGCTTGGGCCATCCCAGAAAACAGCCATCACCCCCGCATTCCCGCACACGCACAGTAGGTGGCGCTGTAATAAAGATCAGAACCCAACTAACCCCAACACAGGAGcggtaagggggaaaaaaatcacattttgtgAACTTCCCACCCAGGGTCGCCATACCCTCAGAGCCGAGGGGTGCAGAATCCCCAGCGGCCTGTGGACCGACGGGAGGCTGAAGGTCTCAGAAATGTCCAACCGCGTGGCAGGGCCGCCGTGGCCACGCCCAGTCCCAGGCCCGCAGGGCCCGCCGCGGGGTCAGTGCGGTGGGAAGATATCTGAGCACTGCTGCAGGATGAGTTCCACCACCTGGTTCTGGAACACCATGGTCATGGGCATGCTGGCTTCCTCCGTCTCCGGCCGCAGCAACGTGGGCCCGAAGACTATGGCCACGCTCTGCACCGACATGCGGTTCTCTTCTCCGTGCTCGATCACCctgcagcgggggtgggggtggggtggggtggggtggagcggAGTCAGGGCTCTGAGCTGCGGGagcctggtggtggtggtggtgggggtggggcaggggttcCCGCCAGTGCCTGCCTCCCCATTCCCGCCGCGCGCCTGCGCACTCACCGGCACAGATGCTGGAAGAGGAGTCGCAGCGTGTCGTGGTTGGGGGCGGGCAGCGAGCGCACCAGGTCACGCACACAGCGGCTGCGCTTGGCCTGGTCCTGCAgctctgggtggggaaggggagagtcgGCTCGGCGAGGGGCACGGATGGGGCCGACTCCCAGGGTGCGCGTGGGTCCTGCCCGAGGCAGGCCGCTGCACtcctgcccgcccacccacccaccctgccttcccGGGCACTCACTGATGGCCGCGATGAACTGGGGGAAGTGCGAGAACGGGAAGAGGGGCTCGGGCAGCTCTCGAAAGAAGAGCTTCAGGGCGCCGGTGATGACGTGAACGTCCTCCCAGCGTCCGTCGTCCAGGTCCAGACGCTCGTCTGCGgcaagggggggagggaggaagaggaggtcaACACCCCTTCACGCCTTCAGGGCCTGGAGCGGGGCCCGGGGACAGTCCTCACCGTGGTCCACCCTGTAACGCAGCTTCTGGATAGTCGCCAGGTTCCCACTGATGCGGTACAGCCCGTCGATGTCCAGCCCTGAGGAAAGGGAGGCGCTGAGCCCGGCTTTGGTCGTATGGGGCCAAAGTCCGTGCTACGATTCCCACTCGGGAGCCCCCGGTCTTTTCCTCTCCACCTTGTGCCCACCCCGGGGTCTCCATCATGGGGTCCCGGAAGGAGGCCGTCAGGCGCCCGGAGTGCCCGCCCAGCACGCCGCCCACGTACCGCGGGCCTCGACCGTCCGGATGCACTGCTGCACAAAGCGCGGCACCGGGCTCCGCTCGCGCTCACACAGCGTGGCCAGCGCGCAGCCGAACACCTGGTCTGGGGGAGAGGCTCGTCAGCCGGCACCGCCCTCCCCAGGCCCGCCCGCGCCGCCCCGCTCTCTCCCGGCCCCTCCGGTACCTTTGATGTAGCCCTTGTCCCGCAGTGACTGCAGGGTAGGCCGCCTGAGCAGGAACTTGCGGAGCTTGTACCGGACCTTGCTCAAGTCGCTATCTTGGCCCCCAGGGCTCAGGGCGGGCCCAGCTGCCACAGGGAATGCGGGGGCGAGTCAGTCGGGGGCTCCCCGGTGGCCCAGTAGGTCCCCTCCATGTcgtccacccccctcccccgccccgcaaAGATGCCCTccgccctcccacccctccatccCCACGCACACCTGCTCCCGACCGCGTCTCATCCTCCCGCCAGCTTCCCAGGCGCTCCCTGGACCCGAAGTCCAAGCCGCTGTTCTCGCTTTCCTCCTCCGGGGGCAGGTCTGCGGACTAGAATCGCATGGCttcagaggcagagcctggggggcCAGCCCGGGTCCTTCTGAGGTGGGGTGAGGGACCCAAGTGCCCTCGCCGTGGGCCTGGTGACCTCCCACCCCGCAGGGTTCACTCTTCCCTTGACGAGGTGAACTCCCCTCGCCTCCACCAGGCAACCGCACAGCATTCACGTTCCTTGGCTGCGTGGAGCTCTCCAGGTGCTGAGACACAGTCTGACTCTGTTCTGCCCTTCCCATCCCCCAGGTCCTGCCCCTGTTTCCCGCATTTTCCACGGCAGCTCTGCACGCACTCCACTAGGTGAGCAATGCTCAGTCCGTGGCTCCCAGGCCTGAGCTTGCAGTTCCAGCGGGGGCCTGAGCCAACGACTCCCCCATCTGgactcctgcccgccccccccccccccgctgctactactactactactactacccCTGCCACAGGTTGCACCCATCATGGGTCCCAGGGCAGGCGGGGCCGGGAAGCCCCCTGGGGTGGTTTCCAGGAGCACAGCTGCCAGCAGGGCCCATCCCATCTCTACTTCTGCAATGGAAACTGGTAGACTCTCCCACTCAACCCTTTAACATGTTATTTTCTGGTTTCTGCCTGTCATTCCCACCTGAAGCTATTTCTcaggtgttttcttttcctcccgCCTCCCTTGAAATGGGATATTCCTCCAGGAcatgcagccagccccacctggagAGCAGGCCAACCCCGGAGGCTGGTTCCTCAGCAGCCCTCCTGCCATCTGGCCATAagtggcggggtggggcgggggggcttcATCTGCAGGGAGGGGCATTACCCACTGGTGCCATGGAGCTCCCAGAGCCTGCGTAGAGGACCCCACCCGCCGTGGGCACAGCTGCCCTGCATGATGACTGGCCacgccctccccaccagccctggAGGCCCCAGGCTCCGCTCACCAGTTCCTGGATGCCCTGGGCAATGGCCTTGTGCCAGGTGCTGATGATGGCCTCTGAGTTGTGCTGGATCAGGTACTCTGAGCCGTCCCGGCTCCGCAGCTGGAGAGACACAAGTCACTCAGTCACCTCGGGTTCCCCGGGTCTGTTCCTGTCCCCAGGAACTCAGAGCTAATGCAGTAAGGGCCTCATCCCAGGCCAAGGTATTCCAGCTCACTAAAGGCAGTAGGTGACAGCGTCCCACTCTCCACCCTGGGAAACACATCCTTTTACAGCCCGCTTCATCAAGAAGAGTAATtgccaggggaggtggggaggtggagggggtaTAGGGGGGATAAACGGTGGGGGAAGGAGGCTGGACTTGGGgtaatgaacacacaacagtgtacagatgatgtgtcgtGGAATGGTGTgcctgaaacttgtataattttgttaaccagtgtgtTGCgtcaatagattcaataaaaagaagaaaataaaaataaaaacaagcctggctggtgtggctcagtggattgagtgctggcctgcaaaccaaaggctcgccagttcgattcccagtcagggcacatgcctgggttgcaggacaggtccctggtggggggcacgcatgaagcaaccacacatggatgtttctccccctctctttcttccttccttcccccttctctaaaaataaaataaataaaacaatctaaaaaaaaaacaaaataaaaacaaaaaacaacaacaacatgctTGAGGGGAAAATGTTCTGTGACTACTCAAAGCTCTTTCTGCCCAGCAGGCTCGGGGCGGCAACCCACTCACTCGTGCTCACTCCCAGCCAAGGCGCACGTGGTTGGGAGGGGCCCGTGAGCTGCAGGGAGCACGGCCCTCCCCGAGGGTCCGCTGGCTGCTCCACCCTGAGCACAGGCCACAGTCCCCCTCACGGACCCCAGGGTCTAGATTCCCAAAGCCACGATCCTGTCCTGCAGAGCAATGAGCAGGGATCGGCAGCCAGGCGGTCCGCCATTGAGTGGCCTTATCCCCTAACAAATCTCCGAAGAACAGGGTGAGGCGGCCAGCAGCCAGACTAGGTCTCTCATCAGCCTGCGGATCTGAGGACCCAGCATGCGAGGCTAACGTGAATGTTTGGTTTCAGCAGCTCATGGCAATGCTGCCCTTGGGGTCCACGGAGAGCCAGCGTCAGCAGACACCGCCTCAGACCACAGGGTGTGGCTTCCCGAGTCACAAAGGGCTGTGTTCTGGCTGCCCACCTTGAAAACGTAGACTTTGTgctatttaaataattgttttcaattaaaaaataccctggctggcatagctcagtggattgagcacaggctgcgaaccaaagtgtcacaggtttgattcccagtcagggcacgtgcctgggttgcaggccacggcccccagcaaccgcacactgatgtttctctctctctctctctctctctctctccctcccttccctctctaaaaatgaatacataaaatctttaaaaatatatttaaaaaataaattaaaaaataataaaggaaagaagaccTGCACGCTCCGCCCCATCCCCACGCCCACACGGACCAGAGAACCTTCAGGGGGCGGCTAGCAGAGCCCCACTGTCCACGCGGACGGAACCCGGCCTGTCACCCCAGAGAATGGTCTCACAACACCTCTGAAACAGCCAGTGTTTGGGGCAGCTGTCTCAAAACAGAAGCAGCTCACATTGGAAAGTTTCATACAGGACACAGAGCTATGTAATCACATAGCAACGTATTCCACAGAACCTTCGTCCTGTTGAACGGACAGGCAAGCTGAGCTGCCTTGGGAAGGCTGTTATTAGAGTTTTCTGAGGCCCTGGGGTGACGGAGCGGAGCTGCCGTGGAGACCTGGCCGTGCTAGGGAAGGATGGGGGGCTGTCTGTTGAGAAACGTCCCTGAGCTGCCTGCAGGCCACCCCTGAGCGGAGGAAGGACAGCCACCCGCCCGCCGGGAATCGGGGGGCTCCCCAACTTCCACTCGAGACAGCCAGCCTTCCCCGCAGCTTGAGCAGCTTCCGAGAGTGCCATCTGCTTCCTGTCCTTGCCAGAGAGGACGACTCAGAAGCGTGTACTCTGAAAATGGCATCAAAACCCCTGCCGGAGAGGTGACACCTACAGAGCCCTGGTGGGAGGGTGTCTCCCTGGGTCAGAAAAGGAACGGGCCTGGCACAAGGGATGTCCTTCCTCCAGCCGGCGCCTGTGGCGGACACTGCCGGGGGACCGCGGCGTCCTGCCCTGCTGAGCCCACGGAAGCCTCCGGACCTGCTGATCAGAGCAGCCGGGGAGAGGAAACCAGTTCTCCAACCCTGCCCCGTGGGTACCCCGCACCCAGCGAAGCTCCGTGAGTCATCGGAAAGCTACACCCTCGAGCTCCTTGCAGAGTTACCTTCTCTGGGCGGAGAAGGAGGGCCGTGATCTCAGCTTTCATCAATGCTACCTGAAGCGGACCCAAGAGTCCCGCACTAAACTAGAATGGAGCTGCAcgctaaaattttttttcaagagctAAGGGTTAGAAAACAAGCTTCGATTTCCCTCAAAAGCTGGGCGggttccctccacccccacccccaatgagTAATAAGAGCCACGTAACTAACCGCCATTCTCTTTTTGCTTTGGCTACCAGGAAACCCGGAGCTAAGTTTTTTCAACAGCAACAACCGTAGCACCTGTGCTTCATCTGCCCCTAATCCCTCTCCACGTTGACCCCTTCCTCCGACGGTTCTGCCTGGTTCTGCCTTTTCAGAGGGTTTCACCAGCTCACCATATGTTCTTGTTGTGAGCTGTCTCAAAACTTTTGGGGATGGACGTGAGAGTGAAAGGAGTATAAAAACAAGACAAGGACAAGGACACAAGAACAGTGAAGTGTGTGACACTGTGAGGGTCCTTGCCTGGACCCCACCTGGACCCTCTCTGCTTGCTGGCGGAGACAGAGAAATGTGTCCATGGCCCTGGCTAACTCAGGGAACACGGTCCAGCAAGGAGCTGAGCTCTAACCAGCCAGCGCATGCTCCCCAGCCGGTCAGAGTGAGCAGCCAGGGGCActggagccccgcccccgtccatcccaggccagggcagctgggCTGAGGGCTGCCTACTGGCCATGACGGAGTTTCGTCCCCCAGGCACCCCTGCTTCTCATCACCTTCCCAGGCCAAGGACTGGTGAGCTCAGCCCCTGGAGAGGAAACTGCAGAGCCCTCGGGGCCAGAGCTGCTGTGACAGATCCCTAAGGCCTTTGGCCTTGAGCCTGAGGATTCCAGCCCCCACTCTCCCCAGGTGCCCCTGCTTGGGGCTTGCCTAGTTTGAGTCCTAAGCCCTCAGCAAGCCCCCTCtccgtctccccacccccacaactcACCTCCAGCACATTCTTCTTGCTGGACTTGTCTTTGGGGGCCCAGGAGAGAGAGGCCCCCCTCAGGTCCACCGTGTACTCGGGGGTAGAGACCTTGGAAGGCTGCCTCtgtgggagggaaaggaaaggcaaGGGGGCCCTCAGTTCAGACAGAGCTGCCTCGGCACCCTGGCTCCAGCGACGGGATGGGGACACAGCTCTAGGGGATATGGGCCCAGGGATTCCCGTGACTCGGAGATCCTGGGACTTCCCAACCACAGAGCCTGCGGGGTGGCTGGTCTTTTTGCCTGCCCCCGGGGGAGAGGACAGGACAGAGGTACACAGCCCCCATTCCTGCCAGCAGAGCACCCCGTCCCCAGCTGCCTGCCCGCCAGGCTGGAGCCACCCTCCCTCCAGGTGGGCGGTGAATCTGCTATTGTCACCCCCTGCCAAAGGCCCAGCTTCCTGGACAGTCAGGCTCCGCTGTCTCAGACTTGGGGGAGTCAGGAGCAGATGGGGTGACCCCTGCCTTGGGGGCCCGGGCCTCACCAGGCCGACTGCGGTTGAGGACTTGGAGTCCTTGAAGAACGTCAGGACGCCGCCTTCCAGCACGGTCCAGGAGGTGCTCCAGTGCTTCttcctgggtgggggcgggggagggggcggggcttggatTGGGCCCTGGGCCGCTGAGGcccccttcctgtccccaggCGCAGGATGCAGAGCTTAAGAGCACAGCTTGGGACACCCAACTCTCAGAGGTGGATTCCTTTTGTCTCTCCAGCCTTAGTGCCCACACAGGGCCCCTTATACCGTTGCTATGAGGGTTAACGGCACGTGGCACAGGAGCAGTACTCAGCGAAGGTCGTCACCAaggcccgccctgccctgccctgccctgccgtgGGTGTGGGCGGACTCTCACCGGACCCGCTTTCCCTTGTCCACTGTCTTGGTGCGATGCAGCACGCCCGCCTTGTCCAGGGtcttgatcttagagagaggagCGGAAAGAAGAGGCAGTTGAGGGGGGGAGCCCTGGGGGGCAGATGCTGGTCCCCCCCTCAGCCAGCTGTGCACCACGGGCTGCGCCCGAGTCTCCACGGAGCCCTCTTTGCTGCTGGTGGCGGAGGGAtttcctcccagctcccagcctggccTGACTCCCGGCTTGGGACATCCCGGGCCCGGGTTCATTCAGCCCAAGCTGGTGCTGGGGCCGATGGGGGAGACATGCCTGGCCCAGTTCCAGACCGCGGCGCCTCCAGAACCCCCCTATTTCTTCAGTGGGGTCCTACCGGGCTTCCATGCCCCTTCCCTTACTTTCTCCTCAGgagggctggcctgggctggggcctcaCTGTCCTGGCTAGATTTGAGGATGCTTCGAGGGGCGGGCACTGGGACCTGGGGAGAAAGACACTGTCATATAgaaccctctcctctccccccaggactctcccttccccaggGGGTTACCTGGGGCAGGTCCCACTGAACAGAGGCGTCGTTCGGGTTGTAGAAGTAGGGTTTCCCATGTTGGTCCTCCAGCTTCACccactgtggggagagggagggtcaGGGCTGCCAGCCGGCCCCgtgaaaggggaggaaaaggttCCCCCTAACCAGAGCCCAGCATAGACCCAAGGAGTCTGGAAGGACAGATGTAGGTGACTCAGGAGCTGCAAATTGGTGTTAAGGGGAGCAAcgagtgaggaaggaagggctggAGGCATGTCCCGGAGGCTCTGTGAGCCCACTCGTCCGTTGCCCCTACCTGCTCTTGGGTGAAGTGGTTGGTGTAGACCGTCTTCCCTTCCGAGTTCACGTGGCAAGACCAGCCAGGGGGCGTGGGCAGGGGAGAGGCGGGCCcagcctcacttaaggagccggAAGGGGAATAGTCCTCCTCGGGGTAACTCGTCAGTAACTCAGGGTAGTCCGCctcgggggtgggaggctggagggaggagtaGACCCTCAGAGAGGCCCTCAGgtccagccccacccaccactgaccaggccccgcccctccaggcgtggccccgcccctccaccccacGTTCCCTGggttgcgggggaggggggaggaggcggggtcaGAGGCCTTAAGGACGAGCCCCGCCCACCCAGActcggccccgcccctcaccctcTGGTCCTTGGGGCTGCCGGGGCTCAGGCCTGGCTGCATCTTCAGCTCGTCCTGGTCCTCGTCTTCGGGCTCGTCCTCCCAGACCGTGTCGCCCGTCAGCGGGTTGTAGAAGAACACCCTGCGGCTCTCCTCATCCCAGTACTGGCCCCACTCGGCCTCGAGGCTCTCGCGGCTGCCCAGCGAGGATGGGGAGGTGGCCGGGCTGGCGGCGCCTTCGGCGGCCTCGAAAGGCGATTCCCAGGTCGTCACGCCCGTGTCCGGGTTGTAGTAGTAGGGCCGCCCGGTGTCCGCGTCCGTGTGCGTCTCCCACACCGGGCCGGGGCGGGGAGCCGCGGGGGcgctgggtggggtgggcggaCGCTGCCTCTCTACGTTCGCGTACACGGGCTCTGGGGCTTCATCCACCTGTGCGGGACGGAAGGCATGGGGTCAGCTCCAGGGTCACGCAGTCCGGACCAGGCCCCTTGCCCCCCGGGCGACCTTCAGCAAATCACATATTTTCCTGCCTCAGGTCCCCTGCTGCAGGATATCTGCCTGCCCTTGCAGAAATCCTAGTGCAGAGAGAATGAGGAACTGTTCTTGAAAAGTGCTTTGTAATGTGTGAAATGCCCCAGATGCGTGGGACAATGCCATGAATTATGTATCAGTAAAGTATCGATGAAGGAATTCTCCCAGCTGCGCACTCGCAGGGGCGGGCCCTGGGATCCCGGGCCCCGCGGGGGCAGAGAGACGCCGCCTTCGGGCACAGCTTCCCACACCGGTTTGAGTTCCAGGGCACAGCTCTTTCTTTCCTACTTCTCAAcctcaagttttaattttattgactcacaaaacaatttaaaaactaccCGCATTCTTTGATCCAATCATTCGACTATTTATATTAGTTTAAacctttttattc is a window of Phyllostomus discolor isolate MPI-MPIP mPhyDis1 chromosome 8, mPhyDis1.pri.v3, whole genome shotgun sequence DNA encoding:
- the ARHGAP27 gene encoding rho GTPase-activating protein 27 isoform X1, with product MGSRSAACQRKAAAAMAADVEGDVYVLVEHPFEYTGKDGGRVAIQPNERYKLLRRSTEHWWHVRREPDGRPFYLPAQYVRELPAIGDPATAPAPPAAHPGPAAPEPLVYDYRFVSAPVPPARDGVPAEPRGRAGSLCGPAQRGSGTQRKSLAPGQPTCLYTRPVARVRPAQSLDDLARAGAAPPAGLLGSAGRFKACSVAGSWVCPRPLARSDSENLYEAIDDVRAPPREERPEQVDEAPEPVYANVERQRPPTPPSAPAAPRPGPVWETHTDADTGRPYYYNPDTGVTTWESPFEAAEGAASPATSPSSLGSRESLEAEWGQYWDEESRRVFFYNPLTGDTVWEDEPEDEDQDELKMQPGLSPGSPKDQRPPTPEADYPELLTSYPEEDYSPSGSLSEAGPASPLPTPPGWSCHVNSEGKTVYTNHFTQEQWVKLEDQHGKPYFYNPNDASVQWDLPQVPVPAPRSILKSSQDSEAPAQASPPEEKIKTLDKAGVLHRTKTVDKGKRVRKKHWSTSWTVLEGGVLTFFKDSKSSTAVGLRQPSKVSTPEYTVDLRGASLSWAPKDKSSKKNVLELRSRDGSEYLIQHNSEAIISTWHKAIAQGIQELSADLPPEEESENSGLDFGSRERLGSWREDETRSGAAGPALSPGGQDSDLSKVRYKLRKFLLRRPTLQSLRDKGYIKDQVFGCALATLCERERSPVPRFVQQCIRTVEARGLDIDGLYRISGNLATIQKLRYRVDHDERLDLDDGRWEDVHVITGALKLFFRELPEPLFPFSHFPQFIAAIKLQDQAKRSRCVRDLVRSLPAPNHDTLRLLFQHLCRVIEHGEENRMSVQSVAIVFGPTLLRPETEEASMPMTMVFQNQVVELILQQCSDIFPPH
- the ARHGAP27 gene encoding rho GTPase-activating protein 27 isoform X3; the encoded protein is MQAAQEAPHLRRWPGLEGAPGPWLLSPPLGTVDEAPEPVYANVERQRPPTPPSAPAAPRPGPVWETHTDADTGRPYYYNPDTGVTTWESPFEAAEGAASPATSPSSLGSRESLEAEWGQYWDEESRRVFFYNPLTGDTVWEDEPEDEDQDELKMQPGLSPGSPKDQRPPTPEADYPELLTSYPEEDYSPSGSLSEAGPASPLPTPPGWSCHVNSEGKTVYTNHFTQEQWVKLEDQHGKPYFYNPNDASVQWDLPQVPVPAPRSILKSSQDSEAPAQASPPEEKIKTLDKAGVLHRTKTVDKGKRVRKKHWSTSWTVLEGGVLTFFKDSKSSTAVGLRQPSKVSTPEYTVDLRGASLSWAPKDKSSKKNVLELRSRDGSEYLIQHNSEAIISTWHKAIAQGIQELSADLPPEEESENSGLDFGSRERLGSWREDETRSGAAGPALSPGGQDSDLSKVRYKLRKFLLRRPTLQSLRDKGYIKDQVFGCALATLCERERSPVPRFVQQCIRTVEARGLDIDGLYRISGNLATIQKLRYRVDHDERLDLDDGRWEDVHVITGALKLFFRELPEPLFPFSHFPQFIAAIKLQDQAKRSRCVRDLVRSLPAPNHDTLRLLFQHLCRVIEHGEENRMSVQSVAIVFGPTLLRPETEEASMPMTMVFQNQVVELILQQCSDIFPPH
- the ARHGAP27 gene encoding rho GTPase-activating protein 27 isoform X2; its protein translation is MVDIIAKLTRRQSRAPRGQVDEAPEPVYANVERQRPPTPPSAPAAPRPGPVWETHTDADTGRPYYYNPDTGVTTWESPFEAAEGAASPATSPSSLGSRESLEAEWGQYWDEESRRVFFYNPLTGDTVWEDEPEDEDQDELKMQPGLSPGSPKDQRPPTPEADYPELLTSYPEEDYSPSGSLSEAGPASPLPTPPGWSCHVNSEGKTVYTNHFTQEQWVKLEDQHGKPYFYNPNDASVQWDLPQVPVPAPRSILKSSQDSEAPAQASPPEEKIKTLDKAGVLHRTKTVDKGKRVRKKHWSTSWTVLEGGVLTFFKDSKSSTAVGLRQPSKVSTPEYTVDLRGASLSWAPKDKSSKKNVLELRSRDGSEYLIQHNSEAIISTWHKAIAQGIQELSADLPPEEESENSGLDFGSRERLGSWREDETRSGAAGPALSPGGQDSDLSKVRYKLRKFLLRRPTLQSLRDKGYIKDQVFGCALATLCERERSPVPRFVQQCIRTVEARGLDIDGLYRISGNLATIQKLRYRVDHDERLDLDDGRWEDVHVITGALKLFFRELPEPLFPFSHFPQFIAAIKLQDQAKRSRCVRDLVRSLPAPNHDTLRLLFQHLCRVIEHGEENRMSVQSVAIVFGPTLLRPETEEASMPMTMVFQNQVVELILQQCSDIFPPH